A stretch of the Aegilops tauschii subsp. strangulata cultivar AL8/78 chromosome 4, Aet v6.0, whole genome shotgun sequence genome encodes the following:
- the LOC109769163 gene encoding ethylene-responsive transcription factor RAP2-2-like gives MCGGAILANLTPDRVRRRLMAAQLWPDAYFPAERAASGRRRRRAAATTDDEFEAEFQVFAEEEDDDYAAPPAAACAAVALSSRRRRVAGAKSTKYRRVRRRLSGRWAAEDTQQRQRVWLGTCGGDAEEAAPLYDSETRRVRGKSARLDSPNEGCSRRRSLPGIIDLNQPPAVSDDHMVSADADACKTKIMQLIAEGPRGERVASLVSELMDGAHQGSETRASVVVMRCAALISRCSREMEEVAALRRDLENRARRLDERKDQLVRIASLLGSELLID, from the coding sequence ATGTGTGGGGGTGCCATCCTCGCGAACCTCACCCCCGACCGGGTGCGCCGGCGGCTGATGGCAGCCCAGCTCTGGCCGGACGCGTACTTCCCGGCGGAGAGGGCAGCCTccggcaggaggaggaggagggccgcTGCCACGACCGACGACGAATTCGAGGCAGAGTTCCAAGTTTTtgcggaggaggaggacgacgactatgcggctcctccggcggcggcgtgTGCAGCCGTTGCTTTGAGCTCCAGGCGGCGCCGCGTAGCCGGTGCCAAGAGCACCAAGTACAGACGCGTACGCCGCCGGCTGTCGGGCAGATGGGCGGCAGAGGACACCCAGCAGCGGCAGCGCGTGTGGCTCGGTACGTGCGGCGGCGACGCCGAGGAGGCCGCCCCATTGTACGACAGCGAAACCCGTCGGGTGCGCGGGAAGAGCGCTAGGCTCGACTCCCCGAACGAAGGCTGTTCTCGCCGGCGAAGCCTGCCGGGGATCATCGACCTCAACCAGCCGCCCGCCGTTTCCGATGACCACATGGTCAGTGCCGATGCAGACGCGTGCAAGACGAAGATCATGCAGCTGATCGCGGAGGGTCCTCGCGGGGAGCGGGTGGCGAGCCTCGTGTCCGAGCTGATGGACGGAGCGCACCAAGGGAGCGAAACCAGAGCGTCCGTGGTGGTGATGCGGTGTGCGGCGTTGATCTCCAGATGCAGCCGCGAGATGGAAGAGGTTGCTGCGCTGAGGAGGGACCTCGAGAACCGCGCGAGGCGGCTGGATGAGCGGAAAGATCAACTCGTTAGGATAGCTTCTCTTCTGGGTTCTGAACTTCTGATTGACTGA